CTTCCTGTCGGCTGGTTCGGTGGGTATCAGCGTCCTCAGAGCGGTGAACGCCGTGTTCACACTGTTCGTGCGATCCCGCTCTCGGGCATTTGCGGCGTTCCGTTGCCGTACCTCAACGATCTGTGGACGGATCTCAGTAGGAACTGCCACCGGTCGGCAACTATACCTCTTTTTGCGAGCACCCAACTTAAAGGCACCGTAGTTGTGGCTGGCCATACGGAAGGACTTGTCTTCGGAACCGGAACCCTCGCTGCCGTTGTCGTCATCCTCGGAATGCATGCTGATCTCAGAGCACATGAAGTGACCTGGGGTTGGTCGCACCATTGCAAAAGACATGCTCAGCACCTTACAGGACCCCTGGACCTTGGTTTTCAACCTCACACCAGAGTGCAGAGTATTCCTAGTCAACACAAACAAAAGAATGAACTCAGTCCCTACTTCTAATCGTACTCAACTGGCCCCAGGACACACTATGGTGTCGTTTGAATCCAAGCTCTTGTAACCAGTTTTGCTTGAAGGATCCAACCAATCCAGCGATGCCTGTCTGAGTCACTTCTGACTCACTCATTTATAAGAAATGCTCTTCTCTCCACTGTCATCAGTTATTTAGGCTAAGAGCATGGCAAGCCGCCTCCCAGACTCTGTATGTTCGCGCatatgtctctgtgtgtgtgtgaatgggtTTGTGAGCTCCAGATCCTTCAGTTCCACGTGTGATTTCAGCTGAGCGTTTCCTTATGCCTTGGATTTATAGTGAGGGGGTGTGGCTGGGGTTCGCTCTCCCTTCAACCACCATAGATGTGAAATCCAGTGAGCAAGTGGGAGGAATGAGAGAAAACAAGgacctttctctctctttttctccctCTGTCTCTTTCACTCCACattagtatttaaaaaaaaaaaaagtgacccTGAAGTGCTTCCACAGAAGATTAGTCAGTGTGATAGATTGGTTCGTTTCTTTCAgtgtattacatttttttttattcctttcaCACTGAATTTTCAATTCAGTCCATTAACTCTCCATTTTTTGTCTACGCTCTCTCACTCTTTGTCAGAAACGTGAATCGTCAGAGCCAGATGCTCATGAATCAATACAATCTGGACCTAAATACACCGTTCAGGCTGTGGACGTTAGCCCAGATCGTTTTGCCTTTGGCACCACAGTCACAGGAGGCTTGACAAATGATTGCACAGTTGCTGAGGAGTTATATCACAGGATATTATGCAACATtcttaataatagtaataatctTCATCATTCATAATATTGGTTCTTGCGCATGGAGATTGTCCACTAGCAGCTCTAGTGCTGATTAAACAGGAAGTGCCCTGGGCTGGGGAGAGTTTTCACTGTAAGCACATAATGACGCTCATAATGGTTGAGTGGAGGCGATAGGTGGATTGATTGTTTGAAAAGCTGGATGACAGTTAGGGGTACACTGACATTTTCATTTGCCATTCTTGTCAAA
The Chanodichthys erythropterus isolate Z2021 chromosome 2, ASM2448905v1, whole genome shotgun sequence DNA segment above includes these coding regions:
- the scxb gene encoding basic helix-loop-helix transcription factor scleraxis, which produces MSFAMVRPTPGHFMCSEISMHSEDDDNGSEGSGSEDKSFRMASHNYGAFKLGARKKRYSCRPVAVPTEIRPQIVEVRQRNAANARERDRTNSVNTAFTALRTLIPTEPADRKLSKIETLRLASSYISHLGNVLLVGEECGDGQPCLRSSGALYHHHHNLPKSSTPSPDSENSQPRQICTFCLSNQRRLTKDREKKTALRS